Sequence from the Kineosporiaceae bacterium genome:
CTGTTCACGAGGTGGCCCCCAACCGGATGCGCGGATTGAGCCAGGAGATGAGCAGGTCGGCCAGCAGGGTGGCGATCATGTAGATCACGCCGATCACCATGACGCCGGCCGAGAGCACCGGCAGGTCCTTGGCCTTGGCTGCGGTGACCAGGAGTCGTCCCAGACCGTTGACGTTGAAGATCAGTTCCACCGCGAGCAGGCCGCCGAACAGGTAGCCGGTCTGGGTGGCGATCACCGAGATCGTGGGCAGCAGGGCGTTGCGCAGCACGTGTTTCTTCAAGACCGCCGACCGCGACATGCCCTTCATGGTGGCGGTTCGGGTGTAGTCCGACTCCAGCGCCGTGATGGTGCCGGCGCGGGCCATCCGGGCGATGTAGCCGAAGTAGACCAGCACCAGCGACAGCGCCGGTAGCAGCAGGTAGTAGATCTGCGTCCCCACGCCCGCCCCGTCCGGCCAGGTGGCCAGCACGGGCAGCACGTTGAGCTTGAGCCCGAGCAGGAAGATCAGGAAGGTGCTGGTCACGAACTCGGGGATCGCCGACCCGGCCAGACCCAGGGTGACGATCACGCGGTCGGCCAGTCGTCCCTTGCGCAGGGCGGCGAACACGCCGCCGACCACACCCAACGGAATCGTCAGTACCAGGGCCACGCTGGCGAGTTTGGAGGAGTTGAGCAGCGTCGTGGTGACCACGTCGCGCACCGGCTGACCACTCTGGTACGAGGTGCCGAAATCGAAGGTGACGATGCCCTTCAGCAACCGCAGGTACTGATTCACCAGGGGCTGGTCGGTGCCCAGCGTGTGGTTGAGCGCGGCCACCGCCTCGGGCGTCGCG
This genomic interval carries:
- a CDS encoding ABC transporter permease, which encodes MLVYVIRRIALALVTLLLLSLIIFAISNVLPQNVGRAILGPFATPEAVAALNHTLGTDQPLVNQYLRLLKGIVTFDFGTSYQSGQPVRDVVTTTLLNSSKLASVALVLTIPLGVVGGVFAALRKGRLADRVIVTLGLAGSAIPEFVTSTFLIFLLGLKLNVLPVLATWPDGAGVGTQIYYLLLPALSLVLVYFGYIARMARAGTITALESDYTRTATMKGMSRSAVLKKHVLRNALLPTISVIATQTGYLFGGLLAVELIFNVNGLGRLLVTAAKAKDLPVLSAGVMVIGVIYMIATLLADLLISWLNPRIRLGATS